One genomic window of Panicum hallii strain FIL2 chromosome 6, PHallii_v3.1, whole genome shotgun sequence includes the following:
- the LOC112896817 gene encoding UPF0481 protein At3g47200-like produces MDAAARADTRTVHIHNAPTEKVLPISDKMARTTERLEADFSKVEAKILRFPHGLRAIGGDGDRYIVPSVVAIGPYHHGRQHLQKMEELKLAAAYCFVCRDSGRSPEHVYEKVLSVAGAARGCYDTDDPSLTGLCDADFATMMFLDGCFLLEYMARDTSPVLLNRMTQSTGPSIEKDIFLLENQIPWLVLEALMVTEFMSTDVHLFVDVMGAKFLPGRAKAKGGWCGRCIPAALRRWTDESRDGGSTGQYRPPHLLGLLRFAQVGSMPENKVIITGFPSSLSSSAVELAQIGVRLRQSREPWCCS; encoded by the coding sequence ATGGACGCCGCCGCTAGAGCAGACACAAGAACAGTCCACATCCATAATGCCCCAACAGAAAAAGTGCTACCCATCAGTGATAAGATGGCCAGGACAACCGAGAGGCTGGAGGCCGATTTCTCCAAGGTGGAGGCCAAGATCCTCAGGTTCCCCCACGGCCTGAGGGCtatcggcggcgacggcgaccgcTACATCGTGCCGAGCGTAGTGGCCATCGGCCCGTACCATCATGGCCGGCAGCACCTGCAGAAGATGGAGGAGCTCAAGCTCGCGGCGGCCTACTGCTTCGTCTGCCGGGATTCGGGGCGATCCCCAGAACATGTGTACGAGAAGGTCCTCtccgtcgccggcgccgcccgcggctGCTATGACACCGACGATCCGTCGCTCACGGGCCTCTGCGACGCCGATTTCGCGACCATGATGTTCCTCGACGGGTGCTTCCTGCTGGAGTACATGGCCCGCGACACCTCGCCGGTGCTGCTGAACCGGATGACGCAATCTACGGGGCCCAGCATCGAGAAGGACATCTTCCTGCTCGAGAACCAGATCCCCTGGCTGGTGCTCGAGGCCCTCATGGTCACGGAGTTCATGTCCACCGACGTGCACCTGTTCGTCGACGTTATGGGAGCGAAGTTCCTCCCCGGAAGGGCGAAGGCGAAGGGCGGCTGGTGCGGACGATGCATCCCGGCGGCGCTGAGAAGGTGGACGGATGAAAGCCGCGACGGTGGCAGCACTGGACAGTAcaggccgccgcacctcctcgGCCTACTCCGGTTCGCTCAGGTGGGCAGCATGCCGGAGAACAAGGTCATCATCACGGGCTTCCCGTCGTCTCTGTCCAGCAGCGCCGTGGAGCTCGCGCAGATCGGCGTCAGGCTGAGACAGAGCAGGGAGCCGTGGTGCTGTTCCTGA